Genomic DNA from Cydia splendana chromosome 14, ilCydSple1.2, whole genome shotgun sequence:
TCGTGAAAAAATTCATCCGGCTCGTCGGAGTAATCTTTTATTTGACTTTTGTCATCGTTGTCCGGTAAAATGTTTGAGTTTATGGCGTTGGATTCGAAGTAAGCGAAGTGCGCGTTGAGGGAGGGATTAGAGTTGAATTTGCAGACGAATTTCTCTAGGGAGGTACGTACTTTGATGCTGCTAGCTTCATGTCGGAGCTTGTGCATCCAGGCCAGGTGGCAATCGCAGTTGAAGTCGTTCCCTTTAACAAACAAAAATGTGCCTTTAGGATGTTTAACTATTTTGCTATACCTACTTCTCGAATTGAAAATTTTAGTGACCAAGTTTTTACTCTGAAACCTCCCCAAATTCGCAAATATTAGTTAACTGACGATTCAGATATTAGATTggccgaaatgtatgaaacagccggTTTATTCAGCCGCGTTTTCGACCTGAGCACATTCTGCCCTACACACATCTCAGAACCCCTATATAACCCAAGCTAATATTATTAacgaatattattattttacaaattgtACAGTTAATTAAGATGGACGCTGCTTAACTATCGATTACTCTAGAAGCTTTGATATAAACTTTTCTGATTGGCTTATGTAATTAGTTTTCGACTTAAGCTGATTAAAATCGATTATGATTAATTTGGTTATTGTTGATCAAAGCAATTTTCATCTTTGTTGGATATAGGTCAAATATACGTACCATCTAGATTGATGTAGCTGTTTTGATTTTTCAGGTTATCATATATCGGTCGTAGGTTGTCCAGTGTGAATCTCTGTAGTTTGTTATGTCTTAAATCGAGGGCCGACAACCCTCGTACTCCCTCAAAGAGGCCTCCAGCGAGGGTCACCAGCTTGTTATGGCTTAAACTTAATTTCTTTAACAGAGATAATCCATCAAAAGTCCTCTGCGCCAAAATATAAATTTCATTATAGTCTAATAGCAATTCCTGGAGATTCCACAGTTCAGTGAATGTGAACGACTCGAGAACGGCTAATTTGTTTTTCCTCAAATCGAGCCGCTTCAGATTGGCCAGACCGTCGAAACACTCTTTCTTAAGAGTTACTATATTATTTCTATCCAACTCTAACTCGGCTAAGTTAACAAGATGTCTGAACGCGCCATCTTGGATCACACTTATACTATTATTAGTTAGATACAGTTTTTGCAACACTGGGAGTTCATAAAATGTCTCCGTGACCAattcttttattttgttttcgtcGAGCGTTAGCACGGTCAAGTTAGGAAGATTGTTGAACGCATGTTTATTTAGAACAATAATCTGGTTTTTCGTCAGCGTCATCTCCTGTACTGAGGTCAAATTCATGAATGTGTTTGTGTCTATTTTTGGTATTGAGCTGTACTTAATGCTGAAATGCTTCAATCTCCTCAAGTATCTTAGTACTTTTGAGGGGACGAAATCTAATCCGCCGTCTGCCCGGACGTTGAACGCTAGGGTTTCTATATTTGACTGAGAAGAGAAGCTTGTCCATAGCGGGTCCGATTTCTGTATACCGCCGTTGAAGACCCAGCATTCTGTTTTTAGTGCTTCGTTGATTTCTTGGCTGTGTTCGCAGTAGCAGTGTACTTTGGAGTCTCGGTCGCTGATGTCACATATGTTGATGGTTGTTGGCACGTATTTGTCTTTTTGTTTTCGCCGGTTGGCGTGCAGCGTGCCTATTGCGATGAGCAGCACTAGCAAGGTAGCGGGGACCGTCCGAGCCCGCATACCTTTTGCCTGGAACAAATGGAATTGGGTCAGCGTTTTAGTTGAAAGTTTGGACGGACAGGGTTAATG
This window encodes:
- the LOC134796727 gene encoding connectin-like — its product is MRARTVPATLLVLLIAIGTLHANRRKQKDKYVPTTINICDISDRDSKVHCYCEHSQEINEALKTECWVFNGGIQKSDPLWTSFSSQSNIETLAFNVRADGGLDFVPSKVLRYLRRLKHFSIKYSSIPKIDTNTFMNLTSVQEMTLTKNQIIVLNKHAFNNLPNLTVLTLDENKIKELVTETFYELPVLQKLYLTNNSISVIQDGAFRHLVNLAELELDRNNIVTLKKECFDGLANLKRLDLRKNKLAVLESFTFTELWNLQELLLDYNEIYILAQRTFDGLSLLKKLSLSHNKLVTLAGGLFEGVRGLSALDLRHNKLQRFTLDNLRPIYDNLKNQNSYINLDGNDFNCDCHLAWMHKLRHEASSIKVRTSLEKFVCKFNSNPSLNAHFAYFESNAINSNILPDNDDKSQIKDYSDEPDEFFHEEIDDTDEPKLTKGENERTLLQIPVELLPCPQDVKSVTDRTYTYPSQNEAKDYRNLIQPSTAGASQLILNFALPALPVVMLLRYG